The sequence below is a genomic window from Patescibacteria group bacterium.
CTGCGCTTTGATTCTGGCTTTTGTGCTTATTTCTTGCTGCAGTTCCGGATTGTTCTTCAGCTCTTTAATTTTATCTGCCAAATCAGACGCGTCCTGCGAATTTATCAGAAGTCCGGTTTGGCCGTTTTCAACCAGTTCCGGATTGCCGCCGACTCGGGTGGCGATAATGGGCAGGCCATTGAGCATTGTTTCAATAATGGTGTAAGACAGGCCTTCTTTAACCGAGGAGCAGACATAAATATCAAAAGCGGAGAGAAGGCGGGCGGCTTCGGGAATCCGGCCGGCCAAAATTACGTTATCCTCCAGCTTATACTTTTTTATGAGTTCAGTCAACCGCTTTCTTTCCCCGCCTTCGCCGATAATAACCAAAGTAATTGGTAACTGGTAATTGGCAATTAGGATGTTGACTGCGTTGATAAGGTATTGGAAGCCTTTGGTTTTATAGAGATTGCCGATACTGCCGATAATAAATTGGTTTTCCGGCAGATTTAATTTTTCTCTGGCTTCCTGGCGGGGCAGGAAATCAATCGGGGCAATGCCGTTATGGACCGTAATTAATTTTTGTTTAGAACAGATTTTTTCTTCCAGAGCTGTTTTATAGTCAAACTCGGAAACGCAGATAATTTTATCCTTGAAGCGGGCGGTAAATTTTTCCGCGTATTTGTAAAATAATTTCAGCCAGAAGGGGAGAGGTTCGTTAAAGACCCAGCCGTGGGCGGTATATACGCGCAACGCATAACGCGCAACGCATAACGTAGCCATGGAGCCG
It includes:
- a CDS encoding glycosyltransferase family 4 protein, whose amino-acid sequence is MPKKTILYLITQSELGGAQRYCLDLASALKNEFNVIVAFGGKGEKSALAEKLKKNSIKYYALPRLQRSISPINDWLALIQIVKLIKKVKPDIIHLNSSKISILGSMATLCVARYALRVYTAHGWVFNEPLPFWLKLFYKYAEKFTARFKDKIICVSEFDYKTALEEKICSKQKLITVHNGIAPIDFLPRQEAREKLNLPENQFIIGSIGNLYKTKGFQYLINAVNILIANYQLPITLVIIGEGGERKRLTELIKKYKLEDNVILAGRIPEAARLLSAFDIYVCSSVKEGLSYTIIETMLNGLPIIATRVGGNPELVENGQTGLLINSQDASDLADKIKELKNNPELQQEISTKARIKAQEEFNLEKMIRETKEIYYKKINKK